Proteins encoded by one window of Marixanthomonas sp. SCSIO 43207:
- a CDS encoding lmo0937 family membrane protein → MRDLIWLIVVILIIGWLVGYIGFPDAVGSLIHILLVLAVIGILYRLATGRRP, encoded by the coding sequence ATGAGAGACTTAATTTGGCTTATTGTAGTAATATTAATTATTGGATGGCTAGTTGGATACATAGGATTTCCAGATGCTGTTGGTAGCTTAATACACATTTTACTAGTACTAGCAGTAATTGGAATTTTATACCGTCTTGCCACCGGCAGAAGACCATAA
- a CDS encoding GNAT family N-acetyltransferase — MEIELNDNTDKSRFEVEIQDKMAIMDYKKKDNKLYILHTEVPKEFEGKGIASAMVKKVLHLIKEKDMKLVSLCPFVSGYIKRHPEYKSLVANA; from the coding sequence ATGGAAATAGAATTGAATGATAATACAGATAAAAGCCGTTTTGAAGTAGAGATACAAGATAAAATGGCAATAATGGATTATAAAAAGAAAGATAACAAGTTGTATATATTACATACTGAAGTTCCTAAAGAATTTGAAGGCAAAGGGATTGCTTCTGCTATGGTAAAAAAAGTTTTACATCTTATAAAAGAGAAGGACATGAAACTGGTGTCCTTATGTCCTTTTGTGTCTGGCTATATAAAAAGACATCCAGAATATAAAAGTTTGGTAGCAAATGCTTAA
- a CDS encoding T9SS type A sorting domain-containing protein: MKRLVLAFCILSISTASIAQSIARKWNEEVLHGIRNDFARPTIHARNLFHTSVAMYDAWAVFDTNAAPYFLGNSIDGFKCEFTGFSTSEAVSEAKNKAISYAVYRLMLHRFKNSPGNEDIVESINELMNQLNYDTNYTATDYSNGNPAALGNYIAQQLIQFGLQDGSNEANDYENRVYTPLNEPLNLDLVGNPTLEHPNHWQPLKVENWVDQSGNTIPGGQPPFLGPEWGAVVPFSLSEEEKQTYTTPEFDYNCYYDPGDPWYMQNYLGIDDPYKWSFAMVSVWSSHLDPADNVMIDISPSSIGNFDSQDFPSTFEEYKTFYDYNNGGDPGKGHTLNPATGEPYQEQLVPRGDYARVLAEFWADGPDSETPPGHWFTILNYVSDQPELIKKFKGEGQPLSELEWDVKSYFILGGAMHDVAVTAWGIKGYYDYVRPVSSIRYMSDQGQSSNPELPRYNPHGIPLIDNYIELVQEGDPLAGAFNENLHKIKLYAWKGPGEIVDPNEDVAGVGWMLAEEWFPYQRPSFVTPPFAGYVSGHSTFSRAAAEILTLLTGDPFFPGGMGTFDAKKNEFLVFENGPSIDIELQWATYRDASDQCSLSRIWGGIHPPIDDIPGRIIGEKLGKHAFSFAEDYFTKGLATKGVVYPNPASDMITVMFESKQSLRVLVYDLQGRLILSQLSDFSKNNASQINVSALQQGMYLVSLQDTNENIVLTQRLLKE; encoded by the coding sequence ATGAAAAGATTAGTACTCGCTTTCTGTATACTTAGTATTTCTACAGCTTCAATAGCACAATCTATTGCTCGTAAGTGGAATGAAGAGGTATTACACGGTATACGAAATGACTTTGCAAGACCAACCATTCACGCTCGAAATTTATTTCACACCTCTGTGGCTATGTATGATGCTTGGGCTGTTTTTGATACTAATGCCGCGCCTTATTTTTTAGGAAATTCTATTGATGGTTTTAAGTGCGAGTTTACTGGCTTTTCTACCTCTGAGGCAGTTTCAGAAGCTAAAAATAAAGCAATTAGTTATGCGGTGTATAGATTAATGTTACACCGTTTTAAAAACTCTCCAGGTAATGAAGATATAGTTGAATCAATCAATGAATTAATGAATCAATTGAATTATGATACCAACTATACTGCCACAGATTATAGTAACGGAAATCCGGCTGCTTTAGGTAATTATATTGCACAGCAGTTGATACAGTTTGGATTACAAGATGGATCAAATGAAGCTAATGATTATGAAAATAGAGTTTACACACCATTAAATGAACCATTAAACCTTGATTTGGTAGGTAATCCTACGCTTGAACATCCTAATCATTGGCAACCATTAAAAGTTGAAAATTGGGTAGACCAAAGCGGAAACACTATACCCGGAGGACAACCTCCCTTTTTGGGACCTGAATGGGGAGCTGTTGTTCCGTTTTCGTTATCCGAAGAAGAAAAGCAAACCTATACCACTCCAGAGTTTGATTATAACTGTTATTATGATCCCGGGGACCCTTGGTATATGCAAAATTACTTAGGTATTGATGATCCTTACAAATGGAGTTTTGCTATGGTTTCTGTGTGGAGCTCACATTTAGATCCGGCAGATAACGTAATGATCGATATATCTCCAAGTAGCATTGGTAACTTTGATAGTCAAGATTTTCCTTCAACTTTTGAAGAATACAAAACTTTTTATGACTATAATAATGGAGGTGATCCCGGAAAAGGGCATACTTTAAACCCTGCTACAGGAGAGCCCTATCAAGAACAGTTAGTGCCAAGAGGAGATTATGCTCGCGTGTTGGCAGAATTTTGGGCAGACGGACCCGATAGTGAGACGCCTCCCGGTCACTGGTTTACCATTTTAAACTATGTAAGTGATCAACCTGAATTAATTAAAAAATTTAAAGGAGAAGGACAGCCGCTATCTGAATTAGAGTGGGATGTGAAATCTTATTTTATTTTGGGCGGAGCCATGCACGATGTAGCCGTTACAGCCTGGGGAATAAAAGGGTATTATGATTATGTAAGACCTGTAAGTTCAATTCGATATATGAGTGATCAAGGGCAATCAAGCAACCCTGAATTACCAAGATACAATCCACACGGTATTCCATTGATAGATAATTATATTGAATTGGTTCAAGAAGGCGATCCGCTTGCCGGTGCATTTAATGAAAACCTTCATAAAATCAAATTATACGCTTGGAAAGGTCCTGGAGAGATTGTAGATCCTAATGAAGACGTAGCCGGAGTAGGGTGGATGTTGGCCGAAGAATGGTTTCCTTATCAACGCCCGTCTTTTGTTACACCTCCTTTTGCAGGCTATGTTTCTGGTCATTCAACCTTCTCTAGAGCAGCTGCAGAAATTTTAACCTTGCTAACCGGAGATCCCTTCTTTCCGGGAGGGATGGGTACATTTGATGCTAAGAAAAATGAGTTTTTAGTATTTGAAAATGGCCCAAGTATAGATATAGAGTTACAGTGGGCAACCTATAGAGATGCATCAGACCAATGTAGCTTGTCTAGAATATGGGGAGGAATTCACCCTCCAATAGACGATATTCCCGGAAGAATAATAGGTGAAAAGTTAGGTAAACATGCCTTTTCTTTTGCTGAAGACTATTTTACAAAAGGACTAGCAACAAAAGGAGTTGTTTATCCTAACCCTGCTTCAGACATGATTACGGTTATGTTTGAAAGCAAACAATCCTTAAGAGTGTTAGTGTATGATTTACAAGGAAGACTTATTTTATCTCAACTTTCAGATTTCAGTAAAAATAACGCATCACAAATTAATGTTTCGGCCTTACAACAAGGTATGTATCTTGTGAGTCTCCAAGATACTAATGAGAATATTGTTCTTACTCAACGATTGCTTAAAGAGTAA
- the kynU gene encoding kynureninase produces MNYQNSFEFAQKKDTEDSLSSFRNKFHIPTDSSSNELIYLCGNSLGLQPKTTSKYIEEELNDWATLGVEGHTEGKHPWLPYHEFLSQSMAKIVGAKPSEVVMMNTLTTNLHLMMVSFYQPTAKKYKIVIEADAFPSDKYAMESQLRFHGFDEKEGLILWKPREGEELCRFEDLETILSEQGNEIALLMIGSTNYYSGQAYPLKKITQLGHKHNCKVGFDLAHGAGNIQPNLHDTGADFAVWCSYKYLNSGPGSLGGCFVHERHANNKDLKRFTGWWGHNKETRFNMRKEFDALPGAEGWQLSNPPILSMAAIRASLDVFEEAGFENIREKSLQLTGFLEFLLDEMHNESISVITPRNPEERGCQLSIQVKNADKNLHTKLTEAGVISDWREPDVIRIAPAPLYNSFSDVFQFVQKLKQVVTN; encoded by the coding sequence ATGAACTACCAGAATTCTTTTGAATTTGCTCAAAAAAAAGATACTGAAGACAGCCTATCTTCTTTCAGAAATAAATTTCACATTCCTACAGACTCTAGCAGTAATGAATTAATTTACCTATGCGGAAACAGCTTAGGGTTACAACCCAAAACAACTTCAAAATATATTGAAGAAGAATTAAACGATTGGGCAACACTAGGCGTTGAAGGCCACACCGAAGGCAAACACCCTTGGCTACCCTACCACGAGTTTTTGTCACAAAGTATGGCAAAAATTGTTGGAGCAAAACCCAGTGAGGTGGTGATGATGAACACACTTACCACCAACCTTCATTTAATGATGGTTTCATTTTATCAACCCACAGCAAAAAAATATAAAATTGTTATAGAAGCCGATGCTTTTCCCAGCGACAAATACGCTATGGAAAGTCAATTAAGGTTTCACGGGTTTGATGAAAAAGAAGGACTTATTCTCTGGAAGCCTAGAGAAGGTGAAGAGTTATGCCGGTTTGAAGATTTAGAAACAATTTTAAGTGAGCAAGGTAATGAAATCGCGTTATTAATGATTGGCAGTACAAACTACTATAGTGGTCAAGCCTATCCTTTAAAAAAAATCACTCAATTAGGCCATAAACACAATTGTAAAGTAGGGTTTGACTTGGCACACGGAGCCGGAAACATTCAGCCTAATTTGCATGACACCGGAGCCGATTTTGCTGTTTGGTGTAGCTATAAATACCTAAATAGCGGCCCCGGAAGTTTAGGCGGTTGTTTTGTACATGAGCGCCACGCAAACAATAAAGACTTAAAACGTTTTACCGGTTGGTGGGGCCATAACAAAGAAACGCGCTTTAATATGCGAAAAGAATTTGACGCTCTACCTGGCGCCGAAGGATGGCAATTAAGTAATCCTCCAATCTTATCTATGGCAGCAATTAGAGCCTCTTTAGATGTTTTTGAAGAAGCCGGTTTTGAAAATATTCGGGAAAAATCATTACAACTCACAGGTTTTTTAGAATTTCTTCTAGACGAAATGCATAACGAAAGTATTTCTGTTATTACTCCAAGAAACCCTGAAGAACGTGGCTGTCAATTATCCATTCAAGTAAAAAATGCCGATAAAAATTTACATACCAAGTTAACCGAAGCCGGTGTAATTAGCGATTGGCGAGAACCTGACGTTATTCGTATTGCCCCTGCCCCACTTTACAACAGCTTTAGCGATGTGTTCCAATTTGTTCAAAAGCTGAAACAAGTAGTAACCAATTAA
- a CDS encoding NAD(P)/FAD-dependent oxidoreductase yields the protein MNTNENILVIGAGLCGSLLTLRLAQRGYQVTLVEKRPDLRKVTQDAGRSINLALSNRGLRGLRLAGIEEDAKKLCIPMNGRMIHDRQGNTFLSKYSGRTNEYINSVSRPGLNKLLLNAAEAMPNVKLIFNHGCKTVDLPNASATFKNYETNQEVTLTGDVLLGTDGAGSAVRKSMFLHKKFLFSFSQEWLTHGYKELEIPSAKDGGYRTYTNALHIWPRGEDMLIALPNLDGSFTVTLFLRYKNSNYCFENLDTPERVTEYFKKEFPDALELMPNLAEEFFNNPTGPLGTIKCSPWSTYGKTLILGDAAHAIVPFYGQGMNASFEDVVVFDEILNRFEGKNDEKTDWETVFSEYEANRKKDTDAIADLAVDNFHEMKEHTASPLFQKKRKLETAFEAEFPEEYYSKYSLVTFNEHITYEEALRKGRAQDKAILNLIDDGKLPDSLSLQEKLKLVKRETKEIMHDDSVVKNLK from the coding sequence ATGAATACAAATGAAAACATATTAGTAATTGGCGCAGGACTCTGCGGAAGCCTACTCACATTACGTTTAGCACAACGTGGCTATCAAGTAACTTTGGTTGAAAAAAGGCCAGACCTACGCAAAGTCACTCAAGATGCAGGTCGCTCAATCAATTTGGCTTTAAGTAATCGAGGACTTCGTGGTTTGCGTCTAGCCGGTATTGAAGAAGATGCAAAAAAACTATGTATCCCAATGAATGGCCGTATGATTCACGATAGACAAGGCAACACCTTTTTAAGCAAATACAGCGGACGTACAAACGAATACATCAATTCTGTTTCTAGACCAGGGTTAAATAAACTTTTATTAAATGCCGCAGAGGCAATGCCCAATGTAAAATTGATTTTTAATCACGGTTGTAAAACTGTTGACTTACCCAATGCTTCGGCAACATTTAAAAATTATGAAACTAACCAAGAAGTAACTTTAACTGGTGATGTATTGTTAGGAACTGATGGTGCCGGATCTGCTGTACGAAAAAGTATGTTTCTGCATAAAAAGTTTTTGTTCAGTTTTTCGCAAGAGTGGTTAACTCACGGCTATAAAGAACTGGAGATTCCTTCTGCAAAAGATGGAGGTTATCGCACCTACACCAATGCATTGCATATTTGGCCTCGAGGTGAAGATATGCTTATCGCCTTACCAAATCTAGACGGAAGCTTCACGGTAACATTATTTCTTCGGTATAAAAACAGCAATTATTGTTTTGAAAACTTAGACACACCAGAGCGAGTTACTGAATATTTCAAAAAAGAATTTCCAGACGCGCTAGAGTTAATGCCAAATCTAGCCGAAGAGTTTTTCAATAATCCTACGGGACCATTAGGCACTATCAAATGCTCACCTTGGAGCACCTACGGAAAAACATTGATACTTGGTGACGCTGCTCACGCGATTGTTCCGTTTTATGGACAAGGAATGAATGCATCATTTGAAGATGTTGTTGTATTTGATGAAATTTTAAATCGCTTTGAAGGCAAAAATGATGAAAAAACCGACTGGGAGACTGTCTTTTCAGAATATGAAGCCAACCGGAAAAAAGACACTGATGCTATTGCAGATCTAGCAGTAGACAACTTCCATGAAATGAAAGAGCACACTGCGAGTCCTTTATTTCAGAAAAAAAGAAAGTTAGAAACTGCTTTTGAAGCCGAATTTCCAGAGGAATATTACAGTAAATATTCTTTGGTTACTTTTAATGAGCATATAACATATGAGGAAGCCTTACGGAAAGGACGAGCACAAGATAAAGCTATACTTAATTTAATTGACGATGGCAAATTGCCAGATTCGTTATCGCTTCAGGAAAAATTGAAATTGGTAAAACGAGAAACAAAAGAAATCATGCACGATGATTCTGTTGTAAAAAATTTAAAATAA
- a CDS encoding RidA family protein, producing MSKSSRLVDGKATPRGAYPHVKRVGDFIFISGTSSRLPDNTIAGANKVDEMGSMEFDIRQQTRAVLENIQDYLATEGATLEDVVDVTTFLVNMNDFAGYNEVYAEFFKKETGPARTTVAVHQLPHPHLMVEIKAMAYKPKK from the coding sequence ATGAGTAAATCAAGTAGACTAGTCGATGGTAAAGCCACTCCTAGAGGAGCATATCCACATGTAAAACGTGTAGGTGATTTTATATTTATAAGTGGAACAAGCTCAAGATTGCCAGATAACACCATCGCAGGTGCTAATAAGGTAGATGAAATGGGCAGTATGGAGTTTGATATAAGGCAACAAACACGGGCAGTTCTTGAGAATATACAAGATTACTTAGCCACAGAAGGAGCCACTCTAGAAGATGTTGTTGATGTAACCACATTTTTGGTAAATATGAATGATTTTGCCGGTTATAATGAGGTATACGCAGAGTTTTTTAAAAAAGAAACCGGACCTGCGAGAACAACCGTTGCAGTGCATCAATTGCCACACCCACATTTAATGGTTGAGATTAAAGCGATGGCTTATAAACCAAAAAAGTGA